The genomic segment GAATTGGTTTCCTACCCATCTTCCGTCGTAGTCAATTCGGAGAGCTGAGAGAAAGGTCTTTTTCCAAGCTAAGAGGTTGAATCGACTGTGTCAATTTCGGTTCAACGTTGAGAGTTGAGGGATCGAAAGTTTTGAAGATGACAAGTTGTTGCGCAACAAGGTGGTTGAGCCAGTAATTGACTAGTTGGTTTTGGAGTTCTGAGTTgtccctcgctttctccacAGCCTCTTTCATGTCTTTGTTGAATCTCATGAATTTAACTGCCAAGGCGTTTAGATTGTTAATCTGCTGCTCCAAAAGGCCTTCcgcgtctgtgtcttttttgCGAGCTTCGTCGACTAGATACTGGATGATCACCGCGTTGAGGGCTGCGCCTCTGACAGCCTTCTTCATGAGGAATTCGatgtcgtctgtctcttctttcttcagaacTCTATCGCCTTCATCGACGGAAGCTGAAGTCTGGGCCGAGTTTCCCATTGGTGCTGTGATTTTGTGCTCAGTTGTGGCTTCAGCGTCGCTGGAGAGATTTTGCTCCTCCAACACTGGTGTTGCAGAAACCTTCGATCTCTCTACCGCATCTTCTTTGCCTCGTGGCCGTCTCTGCGCAAACCTGGTTTTCGTTCGAGCACCCGGATGATGCACTTTGTTGTCGGGAGTGCCTTGTGTGGCCTTAGGTTGTTGTTTGCGGAATGAAATGAGTTTGTTATCAGAGTAACGTCTTTTGCGGACCAAAGGGTTGACGTCAGAAACTTTGACGTCATGGGACAAAGCTGCAAGCTTCACCCGATCCCCATCTTCGGGACGAACATTATGCCCTTTGTCAAACCTTGATTTTCTTGTATGCccgcgctttctctcctttttgtgTGTGACTTCTTTCTCATCTGGGCTATCAGTCAATTTATTTGTTCGTGAGAATACCTTTTTCCCCGGTACTTTTCCTGCCTGTGGTGCATGCCCTCGCAGCCGGGGTTGCTGTGCTTTGCCTGTCTGCAGTGTGGTCTTTTTCCTGTCGAGGAGATCTTCATCCTGCGAGAGACTAAGATCTTGATAGTCTGGAGCCTCGTCTGATGCGCGTTTTGTTAGTTCCGTATTTTCCACAGTCATGTCATGTACATCGGGGAGTCGATTCGTGGACGTGTTTTCAGCAGGCAGGCTTTCTAAAATTGATGTCGGCGTTTCATGTACGACGGATAactcctctcctttctccgccAAAGAGGCCTTTGACGAGGCTGCCGTTTCTTCCGGCACAACGAGGCTGAGCGGTGCAGCAGCATGGACGGCGTCTGTAAACAGCAACAGGCTGAAATGGAGAAAATGCATGTAGCCGTGCAAAAGGCACATGATATCCATTAGAGGGAACATGAGTCACTCCGAGGATATCCGTAATTCCTGCTCATAGCTCCATTGCTTCTGCTGGTGCACTCCTCGACTGTCGAGCTCATGTGGACGTTCATCATAGGACAGCAAGAATAACCACCAGTAACTGAGGAAAAACTTCAGGATGGCAGGCTTAAACAGAGCGAAAGTCTTACCCTGTGCCTTGAGACACAGTGTTGCCCACAGTAGGGCAAAGGAGAAGCGTACTGACAGCATTTCCGGACCGGGTTCCCTTGAGGTGGAAACAAGTGACTTCACCGAGTGAAGTGCCTGCTACggagaaactggaaaacgCCAAATCAGAACCTGTTTTTTTACGTCGGGATTCAGATACCTGAAACTTCTGATTCTAAAATCACGGAGCCCTCTAGATCAGATACATcggagaaagggaaacaaACGTGACACTTTTTGAAAACCAGAAGGAACCTTTAAAAACGGATGTGTGCAGCAGGGCTGGACAAAGGAACGGCGTGAGAAGTACTGTCAGTGTGGCTTTTGTCAGTGCGTTGCAGGGTCGCAGCACCGCCCAAAAGGTTGGCACATGTTTTCTCCCCACACCTGAATCTTGCTGACATCCAACACCGAAGTGTGGAAACCAGCTCAACGCCAAGTCGACGAGAAGCTTGACCTGAATCCTGGTGTTTTTCCAGACGTGTATGAAATCCACTGAGACGTACCTGACACAGACATAGCTGCCTTAGACTAAACGAATAGAGAGCATTCGGTAAATATAATCCCGGTAAGAAAATGCGCTGCATCTGACTCCAATAACAATACTGAGCACCATCCTTTCTCAACCGCTCCTAATTTTCCTATCGGATACTGCATTTACTCGTAGTGTGGTGCTCTTCGTGATACATGTGTTAAATATTACTCAAGGCGACCTATACGCACTAGCGCCACATAGCGGGATACAATTCAACACAAAATAGTAAGAAGACTCACAAGCatgaaagaaaaggctgaaCTCACGATCCCGAAACGGGATGTTCACTTCGGAAGCCGCATTAGTCTTACTCGTCTTTTGTGGGCGTCCACAGCCGACCCGTGGTATTGATGACTGCGACATCCCGTCTCTGCGCCTCGTCCACCATTGGAGCGCCGTCGGGGAAAGTTCATGAAACCTCTTCCCACTGCTCGTGGCAATTGACAgttgaaagaagagacaacgaaaCAGGGAATTCTGGGTCCTGGAGAATCTATCTCTAAGTGTCTGAGGAGATACGTCAAATACCAGAAACCTTCCTGGAGACATCGATAAGACCACATATCATCCTGGGAGAAGGCGATTCCGATGCACAGATAAGGCATCTTTTCTTAGAGGAGAGTTGGACGCGAGGTAGCTGACAGACGTGCTAGAACGGTCTCCCCCCAGGGCGACGCTGCGTTCCCCGACAGATTGAATCCTAAGCGTACGGCCACACCAAGCGGCCTGATGGAGCCGCGTTACTGCCGAACGCGTCAAAATCTCCGCCTGATAGatccctctcctctgtgcGATTCACAATATCGTAGACAGCGGACCACGACTGACACAGACCCTCCGGTACCACCTGGGTTCTTGGATACAACGGAACATAAAGGTCTCCAAGTTGTCCTAGTCTAACAACCTTTAACTGTCACTTTCCAAACGGAATGCAGTCACTCTGAAAAGTGGAATCTGCTTCCAGAGAGATCCCGTGGCgtctccgcgcttctctggTTTGCAGAAGATATTCTTGATCAGTATCAGCCGACCACGTGGTCCGCTGAGAGCTTCCTGCTAGCGACTCACTTAGAGATTTTTCGTGGCAAACGGGCATTAAGCATTTGATTTGCTACCCTGCTGAAGACCGCAGACTTGCATTTCGCTGTGTACAAGCAGAAGCAGTGACCGATGTTACGTGTGGAAGGAAACGGTGCACCTTGTGGTGCACGGAGTCACAGCAAGTCAACCGAAGTTCACCACAGTTCAATTTTGTTCCGTTCAGGCTGTTCCAAATGGAAATGACACAGCACTTAGGCGAATTGCTTCCTGAATTCTACTTGCCAGGGAGCCGGCACCTCCAGTTTTTAGGCACGCTTTCTTCGCGGTGGTATACAAAAGCTGCAAAATCCTGGAGGTGATCCACTGCGTATATCATAGCGTCAAACTTAGGTCGCGTGCTTGTCCTATCTGCACAATGCGCTGTAGGTTGGTTTTCTACGTCAACAAATGGATCCAATGAATTTTTCACCCGGCCTTCAGTTGACCCGGGCGTGTGCTCCGAAGTGGTGGAAGCGTTTAGAGGTCCAGCAACGCGCACCCCCCTCCTCAACGAGTCAGCAAAACAACTACTTGACGTCAAGCGAGTTACAGGTCTCACAAATAATCTGACACAAAGCCTTAGGCTGCTAGAGGTCACTCCTCATTCTTTTAAGACTGTGAGGGTGAGTATCGATTCTCAACTCGCAGACTGACAAGCCGTTACCACCTGCCCTGTCGCCAAATACCTTGGTAGGGCGCTTTGCAAACGCGACACTGTTCGCCAAACGATGTCTATCAAGAAATGTAACGTTGAATCACTGTGGTGCTTGAAAAACTACCTCGATGTTCCAGAAGACATTCTGATTTCGCGACTTCGGTTGTCGAGTTAAACCTCAGATGGGTCTTCCCGTCACTCGCCCGGCTTGTTTTCCGTGAGCTCTTCGGTGACCAGTTCCTGCCGTCCGGagttcgtcttcgccgtccaCCAATCGATTTTCGTGGTTGCTCTTTCCTCGTAGGCTTGAAAGTTACGCAGAGAATCTGCCATGTCTTGCAGCAACCGCACCTTTCCCGCATGCGCCAAGCACAGGCAGCATGCATGTAACGAAACCACGACACAATGTGATTTGGTGTGACTACGTCGGACGCAAAGTGTCCTCTAACATGCCACTCTAGTCGCCTTTTTCGCCAGAAATAAACGAAAACTGATAAATATCATTTGTTCCGCGTGGTGTGGCAGATGTTTCCTTTACCAGTCTAGGCGTGGAAGGTCTCACACTCAGGGATCGCATCTCTCATTGTTGAGGACATCGACGAGAAATCCCTGTTGTTGTTGTTTTCCTCGATCCTGTAAACGCCTGCTTTTCCTTAATTTTTCTGAACTACGACAGCTTTTTTACCGGCTGAACTGCCTGTAAACTGCAGGTCCTTCCGTGTGGAAGCCGTCCGGAAACCAGAGGTACTCCGAAACGTGGTGTCACGCTCTTTAAGCGCGAAAGCGTTGTCGTGTCGGCCGCCAGTGAAAACGACAACTTCCGTGGGGTTTTTTCTTCACAAAATGCGTGCACGCTGTTGACAAGTCCGCGACAAGTGAGCCACGCAGGAGTGCTttgaaaaacaacaaagGAAACGTTGGCGAGGGCCTCGTGCAGTCGGACGTCTGCGGAGTCTGTGCGGACTGACtaaggaggggaagaaagaattTTCCCCCCCCAACGCAGGCAAATAGAAGGATTTCGTCGTCGGTTTGCTGCTgaacaaagaagaggaaagaggttATGGCGGTCAATCCGGTTCTGGCGCAAGATGCGTCGACAAGTGCGTTTCCCACTTCCGCGTGCCCTGTCCTTCCGCCAGTGACTTTTGCTGTTCTCCGAGTCGTCGATTCGTGTTCCGCGATAAGATTTCTTCCGATGTGCTCGTCGGCTTCTCTTGTCGAGAACGACGCCCGCCAAAAGCCGTGATCCACCCGTCGGTCCGCTGCCGCTTACGTGTCAACACTCCGTGTGGCTCCGTCGCGTTTCCGACCTTACAATCGTTGTTCTCGGCTATACCTGCGCACTTCTCGTCAGGCGGTTCTCCTTGGGCTTCCCACCCCTCCACGCAAATGCTTCAGTATGCCCTGAGCCGTACTCTTGCGCTGtttctggtgtctctctcttgtgtgGCGCCGACTCCGTCCCGCAGTGCGTCGCCTCCAGTGGACAGACAGCTTTCCTCCAAATTGGCTCCTTTTTCCTGCGTCGCTGGCGTCTCTGAATCTGTGCCTAGGCGGCTCTCAATTCGACCTAGGGGCTCCGATGCTTGTATTTTGCTTTTTTCGCAGAGGAGACCTTCCCGCTGCCCGTACCAGGCGAAGTGTTCTTCCTCAAGAGGGCACACATCGACTTCAAGCTCACAGGACCGACCACTCTGAAGGCTAACGGCGGGGAGTTCTTTCTCAGTAGTCGCCGGATTGTTTTCGTCAAGAAAGGCGACGTCAACAAACACAAagacttctcttccttcgagATCCCCTTGGTGCGCACAACCATTTTTCTGGCGGGCCCTCTCGATTTCGTCTCTCCCAGTGCGCCCACTTGTCTCACTTGTTGTTTCCGTTCACGCATTTGATCAAAGGAATTCCATGTTGTTCAGTTCATGGAGTCGACTCACGCGTCCATTTCTCGAATTCCGTACCGTCTTTGACTCTTATTATTATGAGCACCTCTTCCCGGAtgatttttttttgtcgCGTCCCCTccacttttttttcgcgttaGCTCGCTTGGATCCACGAAGGACGCGATCCGAGGCTGtcttgcctcttctgccAGGCGTTAAACGAGGCAAACACAGGCGCCTTGCTCGTCTGAACAGTGATGTTCACACAGCACTTACCCAGTTCATCCCTGCAGTGTTCAGCTCAGCTTTTGTGAAAGAGTGTGACGTTGGTGTTTTCTCGGATGGGACGACGTGCGCCATCTCGTTAACTGCGCTGTGTTcacttgtctttctctctgctgacTGTCCGTTCAAAAAAGTTCTGTCTTGCACCTGCTGCACCTCCACTGTGTACGTTcgcgtctgtcgcctctctgccaCAATCTGACCACGGCGCCTCCACGATGCCTGCTGGCCTCTCCGGCGGGACAAAGAGCAGataagagaaaaacgcgtctgTGGGAGGCAATATGCATCTGAAGAACTCACAACTCACAAGCCTGagctttcgctttctcccgcaGTGTCCCAACAAGCTGAGGCGCTGTTAAACAGACGACAAGGCCGCTGCGAAATGCGTTTTTATTTTCGCACTACACATAGGTGTGTCCGCGTGTCTCTAGTGGAAACACATTCAATCCTCAGAGTTAAATGCTCaccttgtctcttttttctgcagcacTTGATTTCAGAGCCCAAATTCGAGCAACCAATTTTTGGCGCGAACTACATGCGCGGCAAAGTCGAGCCTCTAGAGTCCTCTGAGAATCCGATCAGCGGCACATCGAAGTGGTTCCTGACCTTCAATGCAGGTAAACTGActtttctttccctcttttccACCTTGTGTCCTCTGCTCGTCCGTTTCGGCAAAGACATTTCTGCGAGGCCTCGTTTTCGGTATCGGTTCCTTGGTGCTGAACGACTCTTGGTCAGGGCCTCTTCACTGAACTGCTGTCTGCACAGCTAAGTCTGTGGAACGAGGGGTAGCTGCCAGTGCACGCGCTTGCAAAGTTCGGAAACTGTTTGCGCATGCGTTCGCGGgtttcgcgttctcttctcatTCGTGCGTTCTGGCGTTTGCCTCTGTTTTgatctgtgtctgtttctctgttttcatCTCTGTtggcgtctccgtctctctcaggAGGTTGCGGGACCTTTCTAAATGTCTTTTTCAAGCTTTGGCAGTACGCCGTCAAACATCAGCCTCCAAGTGAGAGCTCAGGCCGTCTGGGCCCCGTTCACTGAGTCCTACGTGGTCTAGCTATGACCACTGTAGCTGTAGAATGCCAGTTCTGGAGTTCACTAGTTGTGGAGCAACGCGAAAGACCCCCGAATCATAGCGGTGTCGTCTCAGGGGGGGTTGGCGATAGAACCAGGACAAAGTGATTTTTACACAGTTCGGCTGTAAAGTTTTAAAAGTTCGGATTTCAGTATTCGCTGCCACTGCCTATACATCCGGAGAGTTTCTGCAAATGCGTGTGTGTGGGGAGGGGGAGACGATCAATTAACGAGAGGACAATGTCGTGGCATTTCAGAgtgaatgcatgcaaggGCGTGTATAGCCGCGCTCTTGTTTATGGCGTTGACGGCAATGCCGTAACACACTTCTCAAGCTTCCACTTCCAGTCTGGACAGAAGTGAAAATCTGCCTGCACCTCGTGTTGAGCACTTCTAAAATGGACCGCTTTCCATCAAAGTTCACGTTTTCGCGTCCTCAGAGAAAGGTCCCGACGAGGAAAGTGGGGCCATCTGAGGCCGTTCTTTGAGTTAGAATTAGACTGTGACGTGGATCACTATTCACATTGCGTCGACAAATTGTACGTACAACATTGTAAAGAGTTTCGAGCCGACAACCTTGAATTTCCGGAACTACCAAGATTTGCGGGTTTCTTTCCGGTGATGCTGTTTCTGGCGGGGCACAACGGGGTAGAGTCGCCTTCGACTTCCCTCTCTGGGGCTTGCCGTCGTGGAGTcacttttcctttttctcaaTGTTGTGTGttcagaaaagggagagacagcccacatgcatgcgcgtccaACTCGCCTTGTGCTTTCCTCGTGGGATTTTGCCTGTCGACGTCTCGTGCTTCTTCCCTAAAAGAGGCCCTCTTGTGAAGAAGCGGCTGGCGTAAAGTCTGAAGAACCTGGAGTGTCGTCGAAATTTTCACTTgttttctcctgctctttcgcctctttcctGTTCAGGTCAAGAGCTCGTTCAACAGCTGCAACTCGGAAACGGCGTAGGTTTTTTTCTTCTAGAACTGTGTCGCAGATCCACAGTTAGACGATGTTCCAGTAACGCGCTGTCCTGGATGGACTGGCTGTCCGCTTCTGGACATTGAGG from the Toxoplasma gondii ME49 chromosome IX, whole genome shotgun sequence genome contains:
- a CDS encoding hypothetical protein (encoded by transcript TGME49_265030); the protein is MFPLMDIMCLLHGYMHFLHFSLLLFTDAVHAAAPLSLVVPEETAASSKASLAEKGEELSVVHETPTSILESLPAENTSTNRLPDVHDMTVENTELTKRASDEAPDYQDLSLSQDEDLLDRKKTTLQTGKAQQPRLRGHAPQAGKVPGKKVFSRTNKLTDSPDEKEVTHKKERKRGHTRKSRFDKGHNVRPEDGDRVKLAALSHDVKVSDVNPLVRKRRYSDNKLISFRKQQPKATQGTPDNKVHHPGARTKTRFAQRRPRGKEDAVERSKVSATPVLEEQNLSSDAEATTEHKITAPMGNSAQTSASVDEGDRVLKKEETDDIEFLMKKAVRGAALNAVIIQYLVDEARKKDTDAEGLLEQQINNLNALAVKFMRFNKDMKEAVEKARDNSELQNQLVNYWLNHLVAQQLVIFKTFDPSTLNVEPKLTQSIQPLSLEKDLSLSSPN
- a CDS encoding arabinogalactan protein, putative (encoded by transcript TGME49_265020); this encodes MAVNPVLAQDASTKETFPLPVPGEVFFLKRAHIDFKLTGPTTLKANGGEFFLSSRRIVFVKKGDVNKHKDFSSFEIPLHLISEPKFEQPIFGANYMRGKVEPLESSENPISGTSKWFLTFNAGGCGTFLNVFFKLWQYAVKHQPPSQELVQQLQLGNGAAFVDPNDPSTIYVTQPVPTTPPAAAAVPTGIPPAYQTPPPGPYYPSPGQSPQYYPPPGGPYPPPGAPYPPAYGGPLPQSPPGQAPPNPHAPGYIPPGPYPFPPPRAYPPGGPPSGVPDAQVSPPGQPTSQPPGQ